In Gracilibacillus salitolerans, the sequence GAAACATCCAATGTATCAAGACAAGCAATTTATGATAATATTCGAAGAACGGAACATATGCTAGAAGAATATGAGGAAAAGCTTGGTCTTTATCAAAAGTTTTTGAAACGACAAGCTTTACTTCAAGAGTTGCATGGATTAGCAAAAGAAAACAATGACCGAGAATTGAAGGAAAAAGTAGAACAGATTATTGAAATAGAATAGGGGGCGTATAGTATGGCATTTGAAGGTTTAGCCGACCG encodes:
- a CDS encoding putative DNA-binding protein; protein product: MLEKTTRINALYDFYQQLLTEKQRNYMEMYYVEDFSLGEISETSNVSRQAIYDNIRRTEHMLEEYEEKLGLYQKFLKRQALLQELHGLAKENNDRELKEKVEQIIEIE